The following proteins are encoded in a genomic region of Oncorhynchus gorbuscha isolate QuinsamMale2020 ecotype Even-year linkage group LG11, OgorEven_v1.0, whole genome shotgun sequence:
- the LOC124048916 gene encoding putative Kunitz-type serine protease inhibitor: MANPLLNIFYLGVMLPIALSIEPFCSRKMDEGKPAEGKEDLTKLQFYYDEGAGICFPFIYKGLEGNENRFNTDRACMEACSAKFDELYPAAGAVCDLRLDHGSCFAMLLMYYYNAVEGTCRIFHYGGCQGNGNRFETREHCQQTCMAKGARGGAAAEPGANPDESSTNAGLIVGILGGVMFTVAVISAIVLFVVQRKGTSSKDGREQELPIEMS, from the exons ATGGCAAATCCACTGTTGAATATCTTTTACCTAGGAGTTATGCTTCCTATAGCTTTGTCTATTG AACCGTTTTGCAGTAGGAAGATGGACGAGGGAAAGCCAGCAGAGGGAAAGGAAGATCTCACTAAACTGCAGTTTTACTACGATGAGGGGGCAGGCATCTGCTTTCCTTTCATCTACAAAGGACTGGAAGGGAATGAGAACCGCTTCAACACAGACAGGGCGTGCATGGAGGCCTGCTCTGCCAAGTTTGACGAGCTCTACCCAGCTGCAG gtGCAGTGTGTGACCTTCGATTAGACCATGGCAGTTGCTTTGCCATGTTGTTGATGTACTACTACAACGCAGTAGAGGGAACCTGCCGTATCTTCCACTACGGGGGCTGTCAGGGCAATGGCAACCGTTTCGAGACCAGAGAGCACTGTCAACAGACATGCATGG CCAAAGGAGCCAGGGGTGGTGCTGCTGCAGAGCCAGGAGCTAACCCAGATGAGAGTTCCACTAATGCAG GACTGATCGTGGGTATTTTAGGAGGAGTTATGTTCACCGTGGCAGTGATCTCTGCTATTGTTCTCTTTGTTGTCCAAAG GAAAGGGACATCAAGCAAAGATGGGAGAGAGCAGGAACTACCTATTGAGATGTCCTAG